From a single Streptomyces misionensis genomic region:
- a CDS encoding bifunctional serine/threonine-protein kinase/ABC transporter substrate-binding protein — protein sequence MTDRSLGPCDPSFIGGHRLLARLGEGGMGVVYLGRTESGALAAVKVIQAEFAHDDAFRARFRREADAARRVDSPWVVKVTGADPDAEQPWLATAFEPGPSLADAVGRHGPLPLRTVRLLGKMLARALAAVHEAGLVHRDVKPGNILLAADGPRLIDFGIARSLDDTAITSADLVVGSPGFLSPEQATAGGERLGPASDVFSLGCVLAYAATGRPPFGSGAVDALLYRAVHDSPDLDGVAEETAAVLLRCLAKDPADRPSAAELDAALVEDVSPGTAEWLPADVVRMVAERSAAMLALPEIQATLAEAPPEPAPSRRRFLAVASGGAAVLAAGGGVAAWAARRHNGGSGKKQAAAPGWALGVQADLSGAGREAGQAQEQGARLAVEEFNARRDKPFTLELKTSDDAGRADRAAAAAQRLADDPDVLAVLGSSTDETTQAALPVYDAALLPVISMSAGQNLYQNIRSFVRGRPLHGTVAMKLAFHLEATSAATPVGVLLDRTAGDVSWQTVQMVNFIVRKYGDATHPRVVPAGTTDFGPVLKDMRGAGIKAFVYAGPLEGAIRAARGLAGFEGPKYAAEPALDPRFAAEESAAGWTVVATAIGPDAAPVRSFAQAFRGRYGHAPGFWAAEGYDAANLLISRLTATRGVRPARKALVAPLRAATYRGITRDFAFDPKMLQLSTPASFVHQVRDGAFRYLGPAPDKAPQPKGS from the coding sequence GTGACCGACCGCTCCCTCGGCCCCTGTGACCCGTCGTTCATCGGCGGCCACCGCTTGCTCGCCCGGCTCGGCGAGGGCGGCATGGGCGTCGTCTACCTCGGCCGTACAGAGTCGGGTGCGCTGGCCGCCGTCAAGGTGATCCAGGCCGAATTCGCGCACGACGACGCCTTCCGGGCCCGTTTCCGCCGCGAGGCGGACGCGGCGCGACGCGTGGACAGCCCGTGGGTGGTCAAGGTCACCGGCGCCGACCCGGACGCCGAACAGCCGTGGCTGGCCACGGCGTTCGAGCCCGGCCCGTCCCTCGCCGACGCGGTCGGCCGGCACGGCCCGCTGCCCCTGCGGACGGTACGGCTGCTCGGCAAGATGCTGGCCCGCGCGCTCGCGGCCGTGCACGAGGCCGGTCTGGTGCACCGGGACGTCAAGCCGGGCAACATCCTGCTCGCCGCCGACGGCCCCCGCCTCATCGACTTCGGGATCGCCCGCTCCCTGGACGACACCGCGATCACTTCCGCGGACCTCGTCGTCGGCAGCCCCGGCTTCCTCTCCCCGGAGCAGGCCACGGCCGGCGGCGAGCGCCTCGGTCCTGCGAGCGACGTGTTCTCGCTGGGCTGCGTGCTGGCCTACGCGGCGACCGGCCGGCCGCCCTTCGGCAGCGGCGCCGTCGACGCCCTGCTCTACCGCGCCGTCCACGACAGCCCCGACCTCGACGGCGTGGCCGAGGAGACGGCCGCCGTCCTGCTGCGCTGTCTGGCCAAGGACCCCGCCGACCGGCCCTCCGCGGCCGAGTTGGACGCCGCGCTGGTGGAGGACGTGTCCCCGGGCACCGCCGAGTGGCTGCCCGCCGACGTCGTCCGCATGGTCGCCGAACGGTCGGCCGCGATGCTGGCCCTGCCCGAGATCCAGGCCACGCTCGCCGAGGCGCCGCCCGAGCCGGCACCGTCGCGCCGCAGGTTCCTCGCCGTCGCCTCGGGCGGTGCCGCCGTGCTCGCCGCGGGCGGCGGCGTGGCCGCCTGGGCGGCGCGGCGCCACAACGGCGGCAGCGGCAAGAAGCAGGCGGCCGCGCCCGGTTGGGCGCTCGGTGTGCAGGCCGACCTCAGCGGCGCCGGCCGGGAGGCCGGGCAGGCCCAGGAGCAGGGGGCACGGCTCGCGGTGGAGGAGTTCAACGCCCGCCGCGACAAGCCGTTCACGCTGGAGCTGAAGACCTCCGACGACGCGGGCCGGGCCGACCGTGCCGCCGCCGCGGCCCAGCGGCTCGCCGACGACCCGGACGTGCTGGCCGTGCTCGGTTCGAGTACCGACGAGACGACCCAGGCCGCGCTGCCCGTCTACGACGCGGCCCTGCTGCCCGTGATCAGCATGTCCGCCGGGCAGAACCTGTACCAGAACATCCGCTCCTTCGTACGCGGCCGCCCCCTGCACGGCACGGTCGCCATGAAACTGGCCTTCCACCTGGAGGCGACCAGCGCGGCCACCCCGGTCGGCGTCCTGCTGGACCGCACCGCGGGCGACGTGTCCTGGCAGACCGTCCAGATGGTCAACTTCATCGTCCGCAAGTACGGCGACGCCACCCACCCCCGCGTCGTCCCGGCCGGCACGACCGACTTCGGGCCCGTCCTGAAGGACATGCGCGGCGCCGGCATCAAGGCGTTCGTCTACGCCGGACCGCTGGAGGGGGCGATCCGGGCGGCCAGGGGGCTGGCCGGCTTCGAGGGGCCGAAGTACGCGGCCGAACCCGCGCTCGATCCCCGGTTCGCCGCCGAGGAGAGCGCGGCGGGCTGGACGGTCGTGGCCACGGCGATCGGGCCCGACGCGGCCCCGGTCCGCTCCTTCGCCCAGGCGTTCCGCGGGCGGTACGGCCACGCGCCCGGGTTCTGGGCCGCCGAGGGCTACGATGCGGCGAACCTGCTGATAAGCCGGCTCACCGCCACCCGGGGGGTGCGTCCGGCGCGCAAGGCACTGGTCGCCCCGCTACGGGCGGCCACGTACCGGGGTATCACCCGGGACTTCGCCTTCGACCCGAAGATGCTCCAGCTCAGCACCCCCGCGAGCTTCGTCCACCAGGTGCGCGACGGGGCCTTCCGGTACCTCGGGCCCGCCCCGGACAAGGCACCGCAGCCGAAGGGGTCGTGA
- a CDS encoding CPBP family intramembrane glutamic endopeptidase, whose amino-acid sequence MKLVWQILAVVAVGAVGGQSVTAVQGNPWLSLLLAALTVVLSVLVYRWVVGRTERRPVTELAREGARGALLRGLAIGVAMFGCVIANIYLLGDYKVHGFGSLTGAVALFGFMAGAAVTEELMFRGLLFRLVERGLGTYIALALSGAVFGAVHLLNQDATLVGGVAIAIEAGGMLAAAYAATRSLWLPIGLHFGWNFAESGIFGTEVSGNGDTHGLLDASTSGTKLITGGEFGPEASVYSVLFGALLTVAFLWLAHRRGHIVPRQRAERVNALATLAR is encoded by the coding sequence GTGAAGCTGGTGTGGCAGATCCTGGCCGTGGTCGCGGTCGGTGCGGTCGGCGGTCAGAGCGTCACCGCGGTGCAGGGCAATCCGTGGCTGTCGCTCCTCCTGGCCGCCCTGACGGTCGTGCTCTCTGTGCTCGTCTACCGGTGGGTCGTGGGGCGCACCGAGCGGCGACCGGTCACGGAGCTGGCCCGGGAGGGAGCGCGGGGGGCACTCCTGCGGGGCCTGGCCATCGGCGTCGCGATGTTCGGGTGCGTCATCGCGAACATCTACCTCCTCGGGGACTACAAGGTCCACGGCTTCGGCTCACTGACCGGAGCGGTCGCGCTGTTCGGCTTCATGGCCGGCGCCGCCGTCACGGAGGAACTGATGTTCCGCGGCCTGCTCTTCCGGCTCGTGGAGCGAGGTCTCGGCACCTACATCGCGCTGGCGCTCTCCGGTGCGGTGTTCGGCGCGGTCCATCTGCTCAACCAGGACGCCACCCTGGTGGGCGGCGTCGCCATCGCGATCGAGGCCGGCGGCATGCTCGCCGCCGCGTATGCCGCCACCCGCTCCCTGTGGCTCCCGATCGGCCTGCACTTCGGCTGGAACTTCGCCGAGTCCGGCATCTTCGGCACCGAGGTCTCGGGCAACGGCGACACGCACGGGCTCCTGGACGCCTCGACGTCCGGCACCAAGCTGATCACGGGCGGCGAGTTCGGCCCGGAGGCCAGTGTGTACTCGGTGCTGTTCGGTGCGTTGCTGACGGTCGCCTTCCTGTGGCTGGCCCACCGGCGCGGCCACATCGTGCCCCGGCAGCGCGCCGAGCGGGTGAACGCCCTCGCTACACTCGCCCGGTGA